The stretch of DNA CCGACCCGCATCTCCTCGTACGCGCGCTGGGCTTCCGGAAGCACGTCGCGGCGCAGGGTCTCGAGCTTGACCGCCGAACGCCGAAGCGAGGCGTGCCCCTCGGCCAGCGACTGCCTCACGTCGAGTCGGGCTTGAGCCTCCGCGCTCGGCGCCTGTGACAGCGCGGCGGAGGCCTGTTCGATCGCTCCACGATTGCGATCGAAGAGCGGAACGGGAAGCGAGATTCCGGCGACGAAGGTGTGCCCGTCGGACTCGGAGAGTTGTCGAATGCCTGCCTGTGCCGTGAGGTCCGGAATCCGGCGAGAGCGCTCGAGCTCGAGCCGCATTTGCCGTGCGGCTTGCTCGGCGCGCCAGCGCGCGAGCACCGGGGAGGACTCTGCTCGAAGCGACAGCGAGTCCAGGTTCGGAAGCGCCGGCAGGCTGCCGAGAGTCCCCGACAGTCGCTCGAAGCGGGGCTGCGGTTCGCCCCACAGCAAGGAGAGTCTCGAGCGCGCGAGCAGGGCGTCGGATTGGAGAATCGTCCGATCCAACTTGAGATTCGTCAGCTCGACGTCGGCGCGTCGACGTTCGACCGGGTGGGCCGCACCCGCGGTGACGCGTTGTGCGGTCGTCGAGGAGGCCTCCTCGGCTGACCGCACCTCCTCCTCGGTGAGTGCCAACGACTGATCGACCGCGAGCGACTCAATGTAGCGCCTCGTCACTTCGCCCATCAGGGCGAACCGTTCGCCCCGAACGTCGAGAGCGAGGACCGATTGGTCCGCGCGTGCGACGCCAAGACGGGCCGAGCGCTTTCCGCCGAGTTCGAGCAGCTGTCCGATCGAAAGTGTCGTCTCGGAATTCGAGAGCCCGGGTTCGGTTCCCCCCGCATTCTCGAGCTCGGCTGAGATCACAGGATTGGGGCGCGCACCGGCTTGCAAGGCACGCCCCTCGGCGATTCGAACCTCCCAGCCCAGCGCTTGAAGTCTGGGATTCGAAGTGAGCGCGAGTTGCAGTGCGTCACTCAGACTGAGAACGACTGGAACGACGACACCGGCCGGCGCTCCATCGGCCGCTCGAGCGGGATGTGGGCGCGCAATCGCGAGCAGGCACAGCGTGAAGAGGAAAGCGGATCGCTTCATGGCTCGTTCCCGGTGAGTGAATGGGCGCGGTTGCGGCGTGGACCAGCCGTACCTCGCGGGGGATCGGAGTGGCGGCACCTGACGGTGAGTCGGTGCGGTGGGCCAGCCTCAGATCAGGAGCGGGCGTGCTCCGGGGCGCAGACAGGCGGGGACGTCAGGGCGCAGTTCGGACGATTGCGCCCACGACTCCATCGGGGCCAGCGTCTGGCAATGCAATTCGGCGGCGAAAGCGACGAGCAGTGCGGGGCTCGCGAGAATCTGCACTGGCGTCACGGCCGAGGTCGCCGACTTCGCGGTTGAGCAGGGGTCCGACCCGCAGTCGGCTTCGTGCGCGCAGCTGCTGGCATCCCCGCACGAGCAGGCGTGGTCGAGGACCCCCGCCCGGCACAGCGAAGGAATCGCGAGGATTCCAAGACTCAGAAACGCGATCACCAGGATGCGGCGAAGCATGCAACGAGCCTACGTTGCGCCACCGTCGATTGCAATCCAATGAGTGCTGCGGATCGCCGTGGGTGGTTCCGAAATCGCGCGGCACGGACGCTTGCGGTCCATGAACTGCAAAGTTCACGCCCTCGGACGATGCGATGCATGAATCGATGTGTCACTTCGGCCGATATTCGTCTTGACCCGCTGACGAGTGGATGCGCATGCTCGCTGCCGGCCCACTCTCATGAACTCGACCTTGATGAATTCCACGCTGCGCGCGATGTGCCGTCCGACCCTGTCGGTCGCGCTGGTACTGACGCTGGTCTTCGAGCTCTCCCATTGCATATGGATGGGAGTTCCGATGGCGCGAGCGGACGCGAGCGCCCGGCCGGGGATTTCAACCGGCGCCACGAGCGATGCCGCGATGACGCATGCCTGCTGCCGTGCGCGAGGCAGCGCGAGTGCGGCACCTGAGGCGCCGAAGTCTGATTCGCGGTCGCCGCGTGGTGCGAACTGTTGCCCATGCATCGACGCACCGCCCGCCGCCCTCTCGCCAGTTGCAGGCGTGGAATCCGGTTCGATCGCGGGAGTCCTCGGAGTCCTCGGACTCCTCGCGGCCGATGCGGCTTTCGTCCTCGAGCCTGGTCACTCGGGTTGGGTCGAGCAGTTCTCCGATCCCCCCGCGCGCGAACCGCAGTTCCTCCGCGCTCGCTCGCTTCGCGGCCCGCCGCAGGTCTGACCTCTCCGACGCCACCGAATCGCACTTTCTGATCGAAGTACGGTTCCTGACTGGCTCTGTTCGGAGCGCGATTGCGCTCCGGGAGGTGGACAGCGGATGGCCCCGTGGCCCATCGCTTCATCGGTTCGAACGAACGACGGCTCGGCCGCACGACTTGCGACTCTAAAGGCCGCGATTGCAGCGTGCGCGCGAGTCATGCTCGTCAGCGCGGTGACAACGTGTGTCTTCGCCGCATTGGCCTGCAGAGCGCGGGCGGCGACCCCAACCGACACCCTCACGCGTGACCGCGCGATCGCTCTCGCGCTCGAACGGCATCCGGCCATGGTGCGAGCACGGGCCGCGGTTGCCGGAGCCCGTGCCGCCTGGATCGTGTCGGGACCCGGCGCTCGACCGACGATGCTCGAACTCGAGCACGAGCAGCTCGGCGGCTCTGCCAGATCGGACGACGCGCGCTCCACGCTCGAGCTGTCGCGCGGGATCCCGCTCGCCAATGTTGCGGACGGACGGCGCGGCGTGGCGCTCGCGCGCTACGAATCGGCTCGCGCCGAGAGTGCAAGCCTTGCGCGAGCGCTGACGATCGAAGTGCGGGCCACGCTGGAGCGCGTTCGCGTGCTCGAGCGCGGCCGTCAGGTGTTCGACCGACTGGTGGCGCTCGATGCCGAGGTGACCGCGGCTGCGCGTGCGCGCGTGCGCGACGAACTGATCACGCCGCTCACCGCGCGACTGGTCGAGCTGGATCAGCTGCGCGTCGAGCGTCGCCGGGCGACCCACGCGATCGCACTCGAGGAAGCCCTCGTCGAACGGATCGGCTGGCTCGGTGCCGATGCCGGCGCGATCGTGTTGGCCTCCGAAGCCGTCGAGCCCGAGTCGCTCACGATTGCGGAGGACACGATCGCGGCGCGCGGCCGCGAGGACGCCCCTGCGGTGCTGCAGGCTCGCGCTCGGATCCGCGAGCGCGAAGCGGCCGAGCGACTGCTCG from Candidatus Eisenbacteria bacterium encodes:
- a CDS encoding TolC family protein → MKRSAFLFTLCLLAIARPHPARAADGAPAGVVVPVVLSLSDALQLALTSNPRLQALGWEVRIAEGRALQAGARPNPVISAELENAGGTEPGLSNSETTLSIGQLLELGGKRSARLGVARADQSVLALDVRGERFALMGEVTRRYIESLAVDQSLALTEEEVRSAEEASSTTAQRVTAGAAHPVERRRADVELTNLKLDRTILQSDALLARSRLSLLWGEPQPRFERLSGTLGSLPALPNLDSLSLRAESSPVLARWRAEQAARQMRLELERSRRIPDLTAQAGIRQLSESDGHTFVAGISLPVPLFDRNRGAIEQASAALSQAPSAEAQARLDVRQSLAEGHASLRRSAVKLETLRRDVLPEAQRAYEEMRVGFERGRFAYLDLLDARRTWLRAKREELQTLLVAHLAVADLERLLGGPLDANSNPERGLDR
- a CDS encoding TolC family protein; protein product: MVRARAAVAGARAAWIVSGPGARPTMLELEHEQLGGSARSDDARSTLELSRGIPLANVADGRRGVALARYESARAESASLARALTIEVRATLERVRVLERGRQVFDRLVALDAEVTAAARARVRDELITPLTARLVELDQLRVERRRATHAIALEEALVERIGWLGADAGAIVLASEAVEPESLTIAEDTIAARGREDAPAVLQARARIREREAAERLLAREQHGDAHVAIGAFLERRPSETATADDGGTRELGFRARVGVPLPWGTIDRMAVEQARSETGLAVQDERVVALAAATEARRAHRRLRLAWSQHTRDASRASQIDADLVRVREAYRDGRIGLDAYLAEKDRLTESRLEGLESELTYWEARAALERALGLSFEAIASGATR